The genomic stretch CGCCCCCTACAAAGTTAAATTGTTTGAATGGTTGTTATTCTTGGATAAGTTGAATGTTCACGTTAACTTGCAAAGGCGAAGACATTTTCACTATCTGTCGCCAAATTGGTGTGTATGTTGTAAGAATGAAGGGGAGTCAGTTCGCCATTTGTTTCTGGAGTGTTTGTTTAATAGGGAGGTGTGGTTTAAAGTGCTGCCCGAGTTTGGGGTCTCTTGGTGTATGCCTTTCTCTTGTTCTCAACTGTTCCTGTGCCATTTAGAGGGAGGACGGAGGGTGGCTCGTTTGTGGCAGAGTAATGTGTTGGTGACTTTTTGGGCAATTTGGCTGGAGATGAATAGTAGGATTTTTGAAGACGTTCTTGTACAGTGGAAAGTTTTTGGGATAAGATCAAGTTCTGAGTTGCCACTTGGGTATATAGATCAAGAGGTTTTGAGGGAGTTTCTTTCTTGGATCTTTGTAGGGAGTGAAGTTTGTGGTTGTAATAGATTTTGGAGAGTGCGAGTCAATGggtgttttatttttttgtaaccaCGGTATTCCTCCGCCATAAGTGAGGGCTCTCAATGTTATTGAGAGAAGGTCAATCTTTGACCCCTctctctttttcaaaaaaaaaaaatgaaatgtgCACAAGATGATCCTATTTTAGTTATGGTTACTAGAGTGAGATTTATCTCATGCAAAACAAAGTTTATTTTGCAAAATTTTATGATATATGAGATATAATTTAGAAATacttaatcatcaatactaacaataatGATTACAATTAAAGAAGTAATTCACAATAGAATAACACAATTACAAAGGTAGgttttagagagatacaaccttgaATTGAGAAATTGAATCTTCAAATTTGGGGAACATTTAAAGGCTTATACACAAAAAATATcgctgtccaaaatctctattccaagtcttcttttagttgcttgaagcttcaccaatATGGAATAAGTGACATTTAACAAGTCTtgaaactcacacaagtcaagatTCAATTTCTCAattcaagcaatgcttgatgagtttcttggagaaaataaaTATTCTTTGAGAGCTAAAAAaagagagagcttagagagagaattgaaaagtgtgatcaagtcTTTACAATTCTAAAAACatttatttatagtgtaggcacaaGACGATGCGTCGCCACCCTTCAGGCGATGCACTGCCTGCAGGGTTTTGTCTCGTACTTTGCTTTAGGTGATGCAACGCGATATAAGCAAGTCTAATTTCTtaaaagtgaccttaaacactTCCAAATGCTGAATAATATACAAACCTCCTGTAAGTCTATAGCAAACCTCCTGTAAGtttttaagaaattctaaataatttacagtgctgaaaacAGAATTCAAACTGTTTGTTGCACGCATGATTGTTTTTTTTATACAAACTCTGTTTTCGGCACGGTAAATTATTATGAATTTCTCGAAAACTTGTTGGAGGTTCGTTATAACTACAATAAATgccatcataaaaaaaaattgggatcaAGACGACCCCTCATGTCCATATAAAGATTGTGTCGTACCAGTAGGGTAAAAGGGACTACCCTATTTCAAACCCTCCCTGaattataatataaatcataatttattgaatatatgtatatataaaagagTATAATTAGCAGGCCGTTGGCTCAAGTCTTGTCTCAATCTTGGTCTATTGCTAACTTTGTTCATGTGTTGAATCTGAATCCAAGTTGATATAAACAGTAGTATAAGATAAATTAAACTATTACAagcaaatatataaataaaaagaaatttggtATTCAAACTGAAATGCTCTAGATTATATTTGAAATCACTTCCTTGGAAAACCTAGTTATGTATGGAACATTAGTCATTAAATCGACCTAAAATAGAACAACAAAACGTATATAATACAAATTTTGGAACGGGAAAATAAACAATTTGAATGGAATTAAATAGGATGAGGTATATTTAGTGttaatatataaaaagtgtgtagatgacaattttttggttttaaaggtttttttatttgttttccattaactttaacggattatttttatatttataagaatatttttatatttaaaaataaatggtaaatggtaaacataacttaaacttagataaaattaaatagataaataattaaacaaattaaaataacatattttttagatattttacaatgataattaattaaaaataataaaaccatacattttataacttaaataaaatttaattaaacttaaatttcatgtattagaataatatcatattaaatatataatataataaaatttactATCAACTaccaacaaacttaaatttaaaatccacgtataatattaatattaatattaatattctattaaatatataatatataatcttttgttgtcattgccaatttaaaaactagaataaacataaatttaaacaaaaattaattaattaaaataagatattttgaagatattttataataatttaaataattaaatcacatttatttaaaaataataaaggcacatataattttttttttataattttgtgtggtagtttgttttttatcaagtgattgaagctcttttttttcatcaaattcaccaaagtacattgcgagatacattggaaactaaaaatagttgatgcatgtatactaatGTGTACAAtatgattttttctattattaattttttttaaatattaatatatatacagaTACATATTTATagacaatttttattaaaattatagatcaaacatgcaatgcacgttgcttctacctagtagtGTTAATAACTAACTATGAATGACTATTTTACACaacattatgatttttttttgttctttgttTTAGTCTTTGGAATTATTTTAGTTAAATTAAAGAATAATCAATAATATAGGAACCTAATGCATATGTATGTGTTCTAGCGTGGTTGGGTTAAGATGAGCCAGCGCAAGAGAAAGTAAAATCAgctattataatataaaataaaagtataattggCCGGCCTTTGGCCTTGTCTCATCCTTGTCTATTACAAACTGTGTTCGTAAATGTTAGGTCTGAATCCAAGTTGATCGAAGCAATAGTTGAAgatattatcaagaaattgaaatctatgtcttcTTCAAGTGCTTGGTTGGAGCTAGCTGGAATACAAAGACGCATGAAGCAAGTTGAATCAATGTTGTGCCTAAACTCATCCAGTGATCGGGTGATAGTGGTGGGCCTTTGGGGGATGGGGGGTATAGGCAAGACAACCCTTGCTCGGGCTGTGTTTGACAAGATTTCTCATCAGTTTGAAGGTTGTTGCTTTCTTTCAAATGTTAGAGAAGAATGGGACCATGGACGAAAAAAGTATGATTTACAGAAAAAGCTTTTCTTGGAGTTATTGGATGAAGAAAGTAAAAGTATGAAAATGCTATCCTTTTTTGACAGAGATAGACTCCTTTATAAGAAGGTTCTCATAGTTCTTGACGATGCTAATGATTCAGAGCAATTGGACTTTTTGACTCGAGATGGGGAATGGTTTGGGTTGGGGAGTAGAATCATCATAACAACAAGAGATATGCAGTTTCTTAAGAATCGAGTTGATGAGATATACAAAGTTGAGGGATTAAGTTTTGATGAAGCTTTCCAACATTTCCAAAAGAATGCTTTAAGAAGAAAAATTCCAATAGCTGAGTTTACAGAGCTTTCAATAAGGGCAGTAAAGTATGCAGAAGGTATTCCACTAGTTCTTCAAGTATTGATGGGTTCCCTATTTAGTTATAATAGTAAAGGGGAATGGAGAAGTTTACTGGATGACTTAAAATATCCGGCCAATGAAAAAATTCATGATGTGCTAAAGATAAGTTACGATGGTCTAactagaaaagaaaaagatgtcTTTCTTGACATTGCATGCTTTTtcaaaggaaaggaaagaagttACGCGGAAGGAATACTTAAAGGTTGTGATTCCTTTGTTGGCATGAGAATAGATAATCTGGTTGATAAGTCTCTCATAACTATCGAGAAACGCAGAAATTCGCTTTGGATGCATGATTTGGTACAAGAAATGTGCTGGGAAATTGTTTTCCAACAATCCATTAACAAGCCTGGAAAGCGTAGTAGATTATGGAATCCTGATGATGTTTATCATGTCttcaaaaataataaagtaaacaaaataaaaatttgagCAAGTTTTTTATTTGAAATGCTATTTTGATGTCTATATCCTTATTAGTTTGTTTTTCTTTACTTTAGGTCTCTGCTATGGTTGAAGGAATATTCTTGGATGTCTCTAAGATTAAAGGATTAAACTTGAGCCCTGCAGTGTTCCTGGAGGCAAACAATCTGAGATTGCTCAAAATTCATAATTCTAAAAGAACCAACGATAGCAAATTATGTTTCCCTCAAGGTCTTCAATCTCTTCCAGATGCACTTAGGCTTCTTTACTGGAGAGAGTATCCATTCAAAACTTTGCCATTAAGTTTTGATCCTGAGAAGCTTGTTCGACTTAGAATGCCACACAGCCAGGTTGAGCAACTTTGGGATGGAATCCAGGTACATAAGTGTTTTAATATATAATGTTGTATTTTCTGATGTTTACCTTTGATTCAGCTATTTCTCTTTTGATACAGCATTTGCCGAACTTGAAGCTTATCGATCTCAAATACTCAGAGAACCTGACCTGTATTCCAAATCTGTCTCAAGCTCCTAATCTTGAAGTGCTGGATCTCGACTATTGCATAAATTTGCTCCCTCTTGCAGCACATTTCAAAAATCTTGGAAAGCTTACTTGTTTGTATATGAATCATTGTGCAAAGCAAAGAAGTCTTCCCAACATAAGATCTCTTGAAACTCTTGAACTTAGGGGCTGCCAGAATCTTAAAAATATTCCAGAATTAAAGGGAAATATGACTAACTTAGATTTAAGTAacactccaatagaagaattgtCTTCATCTATTGGTTCCTTGGACCAACTCCAATCATTGAAACTTGAGAAGTGTACAAACCTTAAGAGTCTTCCTGCAAGCATTTGTCACTGGCAATACTTGACTGAAATTAATCTATATGGCTGCTCGTCTCTCGAACATTTACCAGATCTTCCAAGGACTCTAAGGTCGTTAGATGTGAGTGGAGCAGCAATAGATCAACTGCCCACATCAATTGAATCTCTTCCTTATCTCATCTTCTTTCTTTTAAGGGATTGCAAAAGGCTTCAAAGTCTGCCAACATGCATGTACAAGTTAAAGAAACTTGGTTGGCTTAATCTGCGTGGTTGCTCTAAAATTGAGAACTTCCCAGACATTTTAGAGCCTATGGAGAAATTATTTTACCTTAATTTATCTGGAACAGGTATTATAGAGTTACCTTCTTCCTCAGTTAAAAACCTACCTAATCTTAGTTTCTTGAACTTGGAAATGTGTGAAAATCTCAAGTTTCTCCCGTTGCCTGAGCTTCCATTCTGTCTAAACAATCTAAATGCACAAGGTTGCACATCATTGGAGACTCTATCACTTTCAAGGATCGAAGTCACAAAACCTTATGGCCGTTCCGGATTCAGTAATAATAAGTTCATCTCTTTTTTGAATTGCCTAAAGTTGGACCAGAACGCACTCAACATCATAATAGCTGATGCGCAGATTATAATTATTTACATGGCAAGTCGAATATTGTCAACTGAAATCTGCGTATGTCTCCTTTTCCTAGTtctaaattaaattgttattcaTATGGACAATCCTCAAACTTGTCTATTATTCCTAAAGTTGTCCCTGCATTTGAGCACGTCTCTTCTACATTTGCTGAAATGGCGGACTACTTTGAGGGATAACTTTGGAAATGGTGATGAAGTTTGAAGATCTTTCATTCATATAATCTCAACTTAATGAGTAAATTCTCACAGATCCAATGATTTCTGTGTATCGTGCAGCACTATCATCTCTATGCTTGTATTTGCTATCCCGGCAACAAAATTCCGAAGTGGTTCAACTATATTGCAGATTCTTCAGAGGCTGTCCAAGTTCCTTCGAATTGGCACAATTCCAACTTCTTGGGTTTTGCTGTATGCTTTGTAGCTGAATTTGAGGAGCTCAATGAATCTTATGGAAGTTTACAATTTCTATTTGAGTTTCAAGTGATGACCAAGTCAGGTGAATGTCACAAATCCAGACGTATTTTGGAGATACGTTCCTATGAATACTATGAGACAGCAAGTAATATAGGAACTCAAATTCTTAATTCAGATCATGTATTCATGTTGTACGAGTACAAAAGTTTTCTTGCTTGTCAAGAAATAGAAGAAGCTGATAACATGACAGGATTCTCATTTTCAATCCATCCAATCGGTGGGGATGATGTAACTGCTTGTAGAGTGAAGACATGTGGTATCCGCATGTTGTATCTCGAAGAAGCTCAGGAATTTGGTCTCCTGACTAAACCTGATTATGATTGGAAATCAAgagtggaagaagaagaagatgattatgatgatgatgatgataatgatcatCATCATAATAATTCTACAGAAGAACATCATGTTTATGAATTCTTTTGCAACTTTGGTTCCAATGATTGTGAAAATAAAATCAGAGACTGCTGTGAACCGAGTGAAAAAAGAAAAGTAGGTGATGATGAATCAAAAATAAGTGATGTAGATGACTCTGCTTTGAAAAAGAAAGATTGTGATACACCAAGTACAAGTATTGCTGCTATAGATTATGTTGAAGGAGGAGAAGCTCTTCTTAGCTTAAACTGgtctaaacaaaaaaaatgtcaTGGAACTCTTAACAGTGTCTTTACTGATGCAAAAGAGCACGAGCAAGAACCAAATAGAAGTGAAATAGCACCCAATTCTGCTGCAAAAGATCACGAAGAAGATTCAAAACCAAGCCAAAGAGGGACTATGGACTTTATTGAAGCTGACAATGAGGATCTAAATTCATTTGCAAATGGCTGCTTACTGTTTCTCTCCCATATTAAGGGTAAATTATTATCCTTAATCTCATCACTTTTtctttttccaattttttttaattgaaatatGGATGCAGCTATTTGCAAAGGAATTTTTGGGAATAAAGCTGGTAATGAGCTTAACCAAGAATCATCATTTTCGTCTGGATCAGTCCAAGAGCGTCTTCAGGCTCTGGAGGTAACAATACAAAATCTTCAATCAGAGAATGCTAAGTTGCG from Humulus lupulus chromosome 5, drHumLupu1.1, whole genome shotgun sequence encodes the following:
- the LOC133778444 gene encoding TMV resistance protein N-like, giving the protein MEVVASSSSSSPFPTPTRVKTSKYDVFISFRGEDTRNAFTAHLFEALRIRKVYTYLDEVTLKRGDEISPALLQAIQQSKISVIVFSENYADSSWCLDELVKIMECKEILGQQVVPIFYHVDPSCVRKQKGTYELEQQFKDKMEKLQIHGQAWRNALTKAADLSGWSTHQIRSESKLIEAIVEDIIKKLKSMSSSSAWLELAGIQRRMKQVESMLCLNSSSDRVIVVGLWGMGGIGKTTLARAVFDKISHQFEGCCFLSNVREEWDHGRKKYDLQKKLFLELLDEESKSMKMLSFFDRDRLLYKKVLIVLDDANDSEQLDFLTRDGEWFGLGSRIIITTRDMQFLKNRVDEIYKVEGLSFDEAFQHFQKNALRRKIPIAEFTELSIRAVKYAEGIPLVLQVLMGSLFSYNSKGEWRSLLDDLKYPANEKIHDVLKISYDGLTRKEKDVFLDIACFFKGKERSYAEGILKGCDSFVGMRIDNLVDKSLITIEKRRNSLWMHDLVQEMCWEIVFQQSINKPGKRSRLWNPDDVYHVFKNNKVSAMVEGIFLDVSKIKGLNLSPAVFLEANNLRLLKIHNSKRTNDSKLCFPQGLQSLPDALRLLYWREYPFKTLPLSFDPEKLVRLRMPHSQVEQLWDGIQHLPNLKLIDLKYSENLTCIPNLSQAPNLEVLDLDYCINLLPLAAHFKNLGKLTCLYMNHCAKQRSLPNIRSLETLELRGCQNLKNIPELKGNMTNLDLSNTPIEELSSSIGSLDQLQSLKLEKCTNLKSLPASICHWQYLTEINLYGCSSLEHLPDLPRTLRSLDVSGAAIDQLPTSIESLPYLIFFLLRDCKRLQSLPTCMYKLKKLGWLNLRGCSKIENFPDILEPMEKLFYLNLSGTGIIELPSSSVKNLPNLSFLNLEMCENLKFLPLPELPFCLNNLNAQGCTSLETLSLSRIEVTKPYGRSGFSNNKFISFLNCLKLDQNALNIIIADAQIIIIYMASRILSTEICHYHLYACICYPGNKIPKWFNYIADSSEAVQVPSNWHNSNFLGFAVCFVAEFEELNESYGSLQFLFEFQVMTKSGECHKSRRILEIRSYEYYETASNIGTQILNSDHVFMLYEYKSFLACQEIEEADNMTGFSFSIHPIGGDDVTACRVKTCGIRMLYLEEAQEFGLLTKPDYDWKSRVEEEEDDYDDDDDNDHHHNNSTEEHHVYEFFCNFGSNDCENKIRDCCEPSEKRKVGDDESKISDVDDSALKKKDCDTPSTSIAAIDYVEGGEALLSLNWSKQKKCHGTLNSVFTDAKEHEQEPNRSEIAPNSAAKDHEEDSKPSQRGTMDFIEADNEDLNSFANGCLLFLSHIKAICKGIFGNKAGNELNQESSFSSGSVQERLQALEVTIQNLQSENAKLRDQSHQLSQQYLQMPATMPRSPLLELSSPFPMQLPGQNMQILQYYPQMVPADHQGYTNEQILHCPQMAMSNMPPTFPSHPSYQNQHVSQHWHMMMSRPLGFPANQADHLRPSSSSQQYFDPDFRGL